In the genome of Gemmatimonas sp. UBA7669, the window CTGCGTATGTTTAGAGACTGGCCCGTCCGCCTACCCGAGCTTGCCATCATGCGTCGCATATCCTCCCTGCTGTCTCTCGCCGGCATTGCCGCCCTCGTGGCGGTGAGCTCGGCTTTCGTGCCGCCCACCAAGGGTGCTGCCGCAAAGGGCGCTGCCCGTGTGCCGGCCACTGTGCCCGGGCCGCGCATCACGGCGTTGCCCGTCACGGGCGTGGCTGCCGAGGAAGCCGTCAACATCGACTGGCGCGTGCTGGCTGGTCTCGACTACTCCAACGGCAAGGCCACGGACACGCTCAAGAAGCTCGACGGCAAGTTGGTGCGCATCCCCGGCTTTGTGGTGCCGCTCGATGACTTCCAGGAGGAAGGCGCCGAGTTCCTGCTGGTGCCCTACTACGGCGCCTGCGTGCACACGCCGCCGCCGCCGCCCAACCAGATCGTGATGGTGGAGATGACGGGCAAGAAGGCCATCAAGCTCAACCTCTTCGATGCGGTGTGGATGTCGGGCCGTCTCAAGATCAATTCGGTGGAGAGCCCTTACGGCACGGTGGGCTACCAGCTCGAAGGCCTGAAGGTCGAACCCTACTCGGCGAAATGAGTACGGCGACGGCGCCCGCCGTCGCCCTTTCTGACGTGCGCTTCGCCTACAAGGCGGGGCGCGACGTCCTGGCGATTGAGCGGCTGACCATCGCCCGCGGTGAGACGGTGTTTTTGCATGGGCCGAGCGGCAGTGGCAAGACCACGCTGCTCGGCCTTCTTGCAGGAGTGCTGCAGGCCAATCGCGGGCAGGTCCAGGTGCTGGGTGAGGATTTCACACGCATGTCGAGTGGCGCCCGCGACGCGTTTCGCGCGCGGCATCTGGGTTACGTGTTCCAGATGTTCAATCTCATCCCGTACTTGTCGGTGAAGGAGAACATCCTGCTGCCCATCCGGCTCGATGCCGGACGGCGCGCGCGACTGGGCACTCAGTCCTTCGACGCGGCTGTGCGCGAGGTGGCCGGTGAGCTGGATATTGCGCGCTATCTCGACACGCCCATTGGCGAGCTGAGTGTGGGTCAGCAGCAGCGCGTCGCGGCGGCGCGGGCGCTCATCGGACACCCCGAAGTGGTGATTGCCGACGAGCCTACGAGTGCGCTCGATACCGACCGGCGTGAGCAGTTTCTGCAACTGCTCTTCCGTTCGTGTGAGAAGGCGCAGGCCACACTGGTGTTCGTGAGCCACGATCACACGCTCATGCCGCTGTTCTCGCGCATCGTGGAGCTCGGCGAGATCAACACGGCAGCCACGGTGGGGAGCGGCGCATGAGTCTCATTCTGCGTCTGGCGTTGGCTTCGCTCAAGAGCCGCAAGCTCACCACCGGACTGACAGTGGCGTCCATTGCGCTCAGCGTGACGCTGCTGGTGGGCATTGAGACCGTGCGCGCCGGTGTGCGCGAGAGTTTTGCCGGCACCATTCGTGGTGTCGATCTCATCGTGGGCGCGCGCGGTGGCACGCTGCAGATTCTACTGAGTTCCGTGTTTGGCATCGGGTCGCCGGCGGGCAGTGTGAAGCTGTCCACCATGCAGCGCTGGGCCGAACATCCGGCAGTGAAGTGGGTGGTGCCGTACTCGTTGGGTGACAGTCATCGTGGGTTCCGCGTGATTGGCACCACGCCCGAGTTCTTCGAGCGCTACCGCTATCGGCAGAATGCATCGCTGACGTTCACGGCCGGCGGACCGGCGGTGGGTGACACGGACGTCGTGATCGGCTACGACGTGGCGCAGCGCCTTGGCTATGCAGTGGGCACGCCCGTGGTGGTCGTACATGGACTGCAGGACATCGGGACGTCCAGCCATGAAGCGCATCCCTTCAAGGTCGTCGGCATTCTCGCGCGTACGTTCACGCCCATCGATCGCAGTGTCTACGTGACGCTGGAGGGGATCGAGGCGATGCACGAGGAGGGTGAACAGCAAACGGCGGCAGCCGGGACGGCAGAAGCCATTGAGCCGGGAGCCAAGGGGGCAGGAGCCGAGGGGGCAGGAGCCGAGGGGGCAGGAGCAAAGGGCGGAGAAACGGTAGCGGCGACGTCGGCAAAGACACCGGCGTCAACGGTGATGCCGGGCGCAGAACCGCCGCCGGGCACGCCCATGGTCATGCCGGGTGCGGAGCCACCGCCGGGCACGCCCATGGTCATGCCGGGGGCGCAGCCGCCAGCGGGTACGCCGCTCGTAATGCCGGGGGCGGAGGCGCCGCCTGAGGTCAGGCAGGCGCCGCGTCCTGCGCCCAAGCCGAAGCCAGTGGCAGCCGACACCGCCAAGGAAGAGCACGACCACGGCGATGATCAGATCACCGCATTCTTTGTCGGCACCAAGAACCGTTTCGAAGCGCTGATGCTGCAACGCGAGATGAACACCGATCTCGTCGAGCCGCTCACCGCGCTCATCCCCGGTGTCGCGCTTGGGGAGCTCTGGCAGAACATCGGCAACGCCGAGGTGGGCCTGCGCATCATCGCGATGTTCGCGGTGGCCATCAGCATCACTGGCATGCTGGTGTCGCTCTACTCGTCGCTCGAGGCACGCCGCCGGGAGATGGCCATTCTGCGAGCCATCGGTGCGGGCCCGCGCACCATTCTTTCGCTGCTGGTGCTCGAGAGCACGCTGCTGGCCTTCCTCGGCTGCGTGATTGGTGTGGCCCTCGTGTACGCCGGCCTCGCGCTGGCGCAGGGGCCCGTTGAGCAGCGCTTCGGTCTGCATCTCGCGCTGCGCGCGCTGGGCAGCACCGAGTACCTCTACCTCGGTATCGTCATGGGCGCGGGCATGCTCATTGGCTTCGTGCCGGCGTGGAAGGCCTACCGCACCTCGCTCGTCGACGGACTCTCGCCGCGGCAGTGACGCGCGACAGCGCGGCGAGGATGATCCAGGTCATGTGCCATCGGTTCACTTGCTAGTTGATCCACCGTAGTCGTCCCATCCACCCAACGCTCCCCATGAACAAGTCGCTTGCCACGCTGCTGGCACTCACCGCGCTCTCGTCACCGCTCGCTGCGCAGCCGCGCCGAGGCGGACCGCCGGTGCAGCCCAATCCGCAGGCCCTGCCCATGAATCCCCTCCCGGACTACGTGCGCAAGGATGCGCCCACCAATCCGGCGATCCTCAAGATCTGGGAAGAGGGCATGCAGCGTTCGCAGGCGGCAAAGTTTGCGCAGCAGCTCATGGACTCGGTCGGCCCGCGTCTCACTGGCTCGCCGGGCATGAATCGCGGACAGGACTGGCTGTTGGCCACGTACAAGCAGCTCGGCGTGACCGCGCGAAAGGAGCGCTACGGCACCTGGAACTCGTGGGGACGTGGCGCCGCGTTTGCGCAACTCACCGCGCCGCGCGTCAAGCCGCTCGAAGCCACCATGCTCTCGTGGAGCGGCAACACCGGCGGCAAGTGGGTGGAGGGCGAGGTTATCACGCTGCAGCCCTACAGCTCGCCGGAGGAGTTCAAGGCCTGGCTGCCCACGGTGAAGGGCAAGATTGTACTGGCCAGCGCGCCTCGTCTCACCTGCCGCATGCCGCAGCAGGTCGCAGAGTTTGCCACGCCCGCCTCGGCCGCCGCCCTCGATACGGTGCAGCGTGATCTTGACGCCACCTATCGGGGTCTGACGCAGCGCGTGCCCACGTTCTACGCCGATGTGAAGGCGGCCGGTGCACTCGCGGTGTTCGAATCGTACTGGTCCAACTATCCCGGCATCGACAAGATCTTCGGTTCGCCGCGCAACAGCGCACTGCCCACCTTCGATATCGGGTGCGAAGACTACGGCATGCTGTTCCGCCTTGCGCAGAACAAGCAGGGTCCCAAGGTCAAGCTCACGGCCGAGTCGGAGTTCCTCGGCGAGCAGCCGGTGTTCAACGTGATCGCCGAGATCAAGGGCTCGGCCAAGCCCGATGAGTACGTGGTGCTCTCGGCGCACTTCGACAGCTGGGAAGGCCACAGCGGCGCCACCGACAACGGCACGGGCACCGTGACCATGCTCGAGGCGCTTCGCATTCTCAAGACGGTGCTGCCGAATCCGTCACGCACGATTCTCGTGGGCCACTGGAGTGGCGAAGAGCAGGGCCTCAACGGCTCGGGCGCCTTCGCGGCCGATCATCCGGAAGTGGTGAAGGGGCTGCAGTTCCTCTTCAATCAGGACAATGGCACGGGCCGCGTGGTGAACACGGGGCCGAGCATTCTGCCGGAGAACGGCCCGCGCCTCGCGCAGTACATGGCGGAGATGCCGTCGCAGCTCACGCAGTATCTGCGGCTGTCGGGCCCGAGTGGGGTGGGCGGTGGCTCCGATCACGCCAGCTTCCTCTGCCACGGAGCGCCGGCCGCCAGTCTCGGTGCGCTGTCCTGGGACTACAGTCTCACCACCTGGCACACCAATCGCGATTCGTTCGACAAGGTCATGCAGGATGACCTCAAGCACAACGCGACGCTGACCGCAATGTTCGCGTACCTGGCCAGCGAAGATCCGCAGCCCAGCTCGCGCACGCTGCTCAATCCGCTGCCGCCGAGCGCGCCGAACGGTCCGCCGATTTCGATTCCCAACTGCGGGCGGCCGCAGCGCGAGTCGGCGGGGTACCGGCGGTAACGGGAAAACCCAAAACTCACAACTTCAACTCAAAGCTCAAAGCTGACCTAATCTGGCGGCGCTGATATGCGCGCCGCAGGCATCCGTCAGCTTTGAGCTTTGAGTTCAAGTTTTGAGTTTTGGGTTTGTTCTACTTCCCCGTCAGCATCCCCAGCGCCGCCCTCACAATCGCGCTCACCTCGCGTGCGCTGCCGGCCTCCATGACCGCGCGCACCGCACGGTCGGCCTCGGCCTGATTGTAGCCCAGCGCCACCAGTGCGCGCACACTGTCATCGCTGACGGCTGACCCGCCGCCCACGCCACCCGCCTGTGTCGGCGCCGAGCCGATGCTGTCCATCTTGTCGGCCAGGTCGAGAATGATCTGCTCGGCCTTCTTGCGGCCCACGCGCGGCACACGCATGAGCGTCGTGATGTCCTTGTCGCGCAGCGCACGCACCACACGATCCGGCGTGAGGGCCGAGAGAATGCCGAGTGCCAGCGCCGGCCCCACGCCCTTGGCCACCAGCAGCTTCTGAAACACCGCCCGCTCGTAGGGCTGCAGAAAGCCGTAGAGGTGCCAGGCATCTTCGCGCACGACCAGGTGGGTGTGCAGCGTGATGGGGCCGTTGTCGCGCGGCAAGGCTTCGAACACCCCGAGCGGAATGAGACACTCGTAGGCCACGCCGCCCGCGGTGAGCAGTTCCACGCGTTCGAGCTCACGGTGAACAATGGTGCCGGTAACCTGGGCAATCATGCGCGACGTTTGGCAGCAAGTGAGGCGAGCGACGGCAGCGTCGGCATCGCGGGGCGGGGAAGCGAGGACTGCAGGCAGGCGCAGAGTGCGGCCGCCACACCATCGGCGGCGTCAGCGGGCTGCGGGGCGGCCTTGAGTTTCAGCAAGCGCGCCACCATGAACTGCACCTGCTCCTTGGTGGCACTGCCGCGGCCGGTGATGGCCTTCTTGATCTCGGCCGGCGGATACTCGTGAATGGTCAGCGCGGCTTGTTGCGCCGCCAGCAGAATCACACCGCGCGCATGCCCGAGCACGATGGTGGTGCGCACATTGCGCGCGTAGAACACATCTTCGATGGCCAGCGTGTCGGGGCGATGCCGTTCAATGACCTCGCGCACGCCCTCGTGAATGTCGTGCAGTCGATTGGGCAGCGGTTCACGCGCCGCGGTGCGCAGCACCCCGCATTCCACCAGGGTTGGTGTGCGCCCGTCGAAGGCCACCACCCCGTAGCCGGTCACGGCGGTGCCCGGGTCGATGCCGAGCACCAACGACGGTCGACCGACCACCGGACGACCGTGGCTCGGCCGACCGGCCACGTGGGTCACGCGCCGGCCATGGCGCTTTCGTCCATCTCGAAGTTGGCGTCGACCTTCTGCACGTCGTCCAGTTCTTCGAGTGCCTCGAGCAGCTTGAGCAGGTTGGTGGCGTTGTCGCCTTCCACCTTCACGGTGTTCTTGGGCACCCACGCCAGTTCCGCGTCGTCGATGGTGTACTTCTTCGACTCGAGCCCTTCCTTCACCGCGTGCAGCGACGCGGGCTCGGTGGTGATCACGAACACCTCGCCTTCGTTCGACACATCATCAGCGCCGGCTTCCAGCGCCGCTTCGATGAGCGCGTCCTCATTCACGCCGTCGGCGGGCACGGTCATCTGCCCCTTGCGGTCGAACATGAAGGCGACCGAGTTGGACGTGCCCATGTTGCCGCCGTTGCGCGAGAGCTTGTGCCGCACATCGGCCACGGTGCGCGTGGGATTGTCGGTGACGGCCTGAATCATGATGGCCACGCCGCCCGGTCCATACGCTTCGTAGAGCACTTCAGTGTAGTCTGCGCCCTCGAGCTCGCCGGTGCCCTTCTTGATGGCGCGCTCGATGTTGTCCTTGGGCATCGAGACCGCCTTGGCGTTGTCGATGGCGGTGCGGAGGCGCGGATTGCCGCCGGGGTCACCGCCGCCAAGCTTGGCGGCCATGGTGATTTCGCGGATGTGACGCGTGAACAGCGAACTCCGCTTCTTGTCGGTCGCGGCCTTCGCCCGCTTGATCGTTTTCCATTTGCTATGGCCAGCCATGCGATCCTCTTGCAGGGGTACGCGCGGAATGTATCAAGGGGGCTGGGGGCAGTGCTACCGCCGTGGCTGTTCCTGCCCGGACTAGCCGTCGAGCACATCCTCGAAGCGCACAAACCGCCCCTCGAAGTACAGATCCACGTAGCCCCGCGCCCCGTCCCGCTGCTTGAGTACCGCCAGTTCCGCCGCGCCGGCCACCCCGAGGTCGGCCTCGTACAGCTCCTCGCGGTAGAGTCCGAGCACGACATCGGCGTGGGCACCCACCGCGTCGCGCATGCCGAAATCCGCCAGTCGAGGCCGTAGGTCGCGCCGTGTGCGATCCAGCGCGCCCAGATGTGTGGTCAGCAGCACGACGACCTGTCGCTTGAGCGCCAGCCGCTTGAACTCGAGCACCGCCTGTGCGAGTGCGTCGTCCAGGCCTCCTGAGCCATGCACAAAACCGCTCAGGGCATCCACCACCACGAGCGCTGTGCCGGGGCTCGCATCGAGCGCCGTGGCCACGTCGTCTACCCGACCGCTGCACACCGTCTCCACCACCGGCACGCGATCACGCAGAGCGAGGGCCGCCGCAGCCAGGCGCACGTGTTCCTCCTCAGACACGGCACCAAGCCGCAGCAAGTCGAGCGGCACCCGGGCCTCGGCGGCCAGGAGGCGTTCGTGAATTCGCGACGGCAACTGCTCGGAGCTCACCAGCAGCGCGCGGCCAAGTCGCCCGGTGGGCCCGAGGGCGGCCCGCTGCGCAATGGCCAGTGCCAGCGCGCTGCAGCCCGCCGCATGATCGCCGCCCAGCACCACGAGATCACCGCGGCGAAATCCGCCGCCCAGCGCCCGGTCCAGCGTCCGAAAGCCGCTCGGGACCAGGTCGTCTGCGAGCTGCAGGCCGGCGTGGGCCGGTGAGGACTCGCCCGCATCCATGCGCGCCGCCAACTGCGACACCAACCGGGTAAGCGGCGAGATGTCGCTGTCGTGCATCACGACACCGCCGCCAGTTGTCGCGCCAGCTTCTCCAGCTCCTGCACCGCCGCCCCGTCGAGATAGGAATTGACGGCGGCAATGAGCGAACGCAGCGCGCCGGCCGTCGCCAGCGGAGAGGTTGCGGTGGCGTCGAGGCAGCGGGCAAAGGGCACCCGGGTGGGCGCCGGCAGCGCAAGGGAGGCCAGCCAAACCTTGGCCGCCGCCGCACGCGTGGCACGATCGGCCGGTGCCAGGCCTTCGTCGGGTAACACACCCTGCGCCAGCCTGGCCACCAGCAGCGCGGCCAGGGCCACCTCGCGCCCGCCGCCGAGCGGCAGGCGGCCCGTCAGCGATGCCAGTGCGGGCAGGGGAAAACGCAGGGAATCGAGAGCGTAGGGGAGTCGTTGCACGGCACAAACCTACCACGCCGTGGTAACTTTCGGGATGAAGACGATTCTGTGGGTGGACGACGAGGCGGAGCTGCTCGAGCCGCATCGCCTCTTGCTGGGAGACAAGGGCTACGAGGTGCAAACGGCCACCAACGCCGATGACGCCCTCGAATTGCTCCGTCGCCACCCCTTCGATCTGGTCCTGCTGGACGAGCAGATGCCCGGTACCCGCGGGCTTGATGCCTACAAGGACATCCGCGAACTCGCGCCGGCTCTGCCCGTGGTCATGGTCACCAAGAGCGAAGAGGACGCGACGCTCAAGGAAGCCATCGGTGCCAACATCCGCGACTATCTCGTCAAACCGGTGACGCCGCGGCAGGTGCTGTCGGTCATCACCAAGATTCTCGACGGCCCGCTCATCCGCTCGCAGGCATTGGCTCGTGCCTTCGTGGAGCGCTTCCGCGCCATTGAGACCGAGCGCTATGCGGGGCTCGACTGGCGTGGCTGGATCGAGCGCTTCTCCGAACTCATGCAGTGGGACGTGGACCTCGCGGAAGCGGGAGAGCTGGGCCTGCACGAGTCGCTGCGTGGCCTCTATCCCGACATGCACCGCGAGTTCGCGACCTACATGCGCAGCGAGTATCCGCGCTGGCTGCGCGACGAGGAAGGCGATCGGCCGCCGCTCTCGGTGGACGTGTTCGGCGAGTTCGTGCTGCCGGTACTCTCGCGCGATCGCAAGGTCATCTTCGTCATCATCGATTGCCTGCGCCTCGATCAGTGGCGCGTGCTCGAGCCGCTGCTGGCGCCGTGGTTCGAGGTGGAGACCTCGCACTACTTCTCCATTCTGCCCACGGCCACACCCTACGCACGTAACGCGCTGTTCTCCGGCCTCTTCCCGGGCGAGATTGCCGCGCGCCATCCCGACTGGTGGGGTGAGCGAGACGACGAGGCGCTCAATGCGCACGAAAAGGACTTGCTGGTGGCGCAGCTGGCCGCACTGCAACATCCGGTGCCGGTGCGCTATCAGAAGCTCACGTCGGCCTCCGACAGCGACGACCTCGAACGGCATCTGCCGGCGGCCATTGCCGGCGACGGCGTGCATGCCTTCGTGTTCAACTTCGTCGACATGCTCACGCACGGCCGCTCGGAGTCGATGATTCTCTTCGAGGTGGCGCGTGACGAGATCGCGCTGCGTGCGCTCACGCGGCAGTGGTTCGAACGCTCGGCGCTCTTCTCGCTCCTCAAGGAAGCATCGCGTCGCAACGTTGCGGTGGTCGTGACCAGCGATCACGGTGCGCTGCACTGCAACACGCCGGCCACAGTGTTTGCCAAGCGCGACGCCACGGCCAACCTGCGCTACAAATTCGGCGAAGACATCCGTGCCGAGCGCCCCGAGCAGGCGCTGTTGTTCAGCAATCCCGACGACCTGCGTCTGCCGCATCGCTCGCCGGGCACCAACACGCTGCTGGCTGCCGGCGACACGTTCTTTGTGTATCCCACCAAGCTGCGCGAGTATCAGGGCCGGTACCGCGGGTCCTTCCTGCATGGCGGCGTGTCACCGGAGGAATGCATCCTGCCGGTGTCCCTGCTCACGCCCAAGCGCTGAGGCGACGTGAGTACTGGTACCTATCGCACGCCCGCATCGCAGCTCTGGCGCCGTCTCTGGCGTTTTGTCGGACCACACAAGGGCAAGCTGGTGGCCGTGGTGCTGCTCAATGCGGCCGCGGCCTTTGCCGATGTGTTCTCGTTCACGCTGCTCATTCCGTTTCTGAATGCGTTGTTCGAGGCCGACTCGCTCTTGCCGGCGACGGGCACGGTTGGCCGAGTCCTTGATGCCACGATCGGCTTCCTTCTGGACGAGCAGGATCGCAAGGGCTCACTGCTCCGCGTCATGGGCATTGTCATTGCCGCCGTCACACTCAAGAACACACTCATCTGGTTGAGTGGGCAGGTGGGTGTGAAGCTGCAGGAGTTCGTCGTGCGCGATCTGCGCGACGCGTTGTATGCGCACTTGCTGCGGCTGCCGCTGCCGTGGTTCACGCGCAACAAGGTGGGGCAGATCATCGCTCGCGTGCTCAATGACACGGCCAGCGCCAAGACCGTCGTTACTGAACTGGTAACGCGGTCACTGTGGAGTTTCGCACAGGTAGTAGCCACGCTGGTCGCGATGTTCACGCTCTCGTGGCAACTCTCGATTGCGGCTCTGGTCATTGCACCGATAACAGTTGGCGCCATTCAGCCCGTGCTCCGCAAGCTTCGCAAGGGCTATCGCCGTCTCGGGAACGAACAGGGCGAGATGACGAGTCTTGTGCAGGAAGTGGTGAGTGGGGTGCGGCTGGTGAAGTCGTATCGTGCCGAGGCGCGCGAAGAAGCCAAGTTCACCGAGCGCAACGGCGCCTTTGCCAAGGGCTTTGTGCGGGTGGGGCGGCTCGCGTTGCTGTCGGGCCCGGTCACCGAAACACTCGGGACCTTCACCGCGGTGGCCATTCTCTGGTATGGCGCGCAGTTGGTGGATCAGAAGGCCATGGTTGGCGCCGAGCTGCTGGTGTTCCTCATCCAGGTCATGCGTCTGCTGCAGCCGCTCAAGCAGCTCTCGCAGGCGCCTGCCGCGGCGCAGCAGTCTCTCGCCAGCGCCGAGCGCATCTTCGAGGTGCTCGACGCGGAAACCGAGACTGCCCGCGATCGTGGCACGCGCCATACGGCCACGTTCAACGACAGCATCGCCTTCGAGAACGTCAGCTTTGCCTATGAGTCCGATCGCTACGCGCTGCAGGACGTCACCTTCACCGCCCGAAAGGGCGAGGTGGTGGCGCTCGTGGGGGCGAGTGGCGCGGGGAAGAGTACGCTGGTGGACTTGCTGCCGCGCTTCATCGACCCGACGGGTGGCGTCATTCGCCTCGATGGGGTGGACCTGCGCGACATCCGTCTCGATGCGCTGCGCGCACTGACCGGCATTGTCAGTCAGGACACGGTGCTGTTCAACGACACCGTGCGCGCCAACGTGGCCTTCGGGCGGCCGGACGCGACTCAGGCGCAACTCGAAGCGGCGGCACGCGCCGCCAATGCACTCTCGTTCATCGAGGCCATGCCGGAGGGATGGGACACCAACCTGGGCGAACGCGGCACGCGTCTCTCCGGCGGCCAGCGTCAGCGTCTGGCCATTGCCCGCGCGCTGCTCAGTGACCCGCCGCTGCTCATTCTCGACGAGGCCACCAGCGCACTCGACGTGGAAAGTGAGCGTCTCGTGCAGGAGGCCATTGATCGCCTGCTCGAAGGCCGCACGGTATTTGTCATCGCGCATCGACTGGCCACCATTCAGCACGCCAACCGCATTCTCGTGTTTGATGCCGGGCGTCTGGTGGAGCAGGGCACACACGGGGAACTGATCGCACAGGGCGGAGCCTACGCGCGCCTGCACGCGCTGCAGTTTGACCGGAGCGCCGAGCGCGCCGTCGACCGGGCGGACGACGTGGCCGTCGCCACGACGGCCTGAGTCATGCGGGTGCTGGGACTCAGCACCGACCCGCGCTGGGGCGCGCACGCCCGCATTCTCGGCACCTGGCTGCAGGCACTCGCCGCCGAGGGCGACGTGGTGGCCCTGGCCTGCGTGCCCGGATCGGCGATGGCCCGCGGTGCGCGCGCTGAATGGCCGCGGCTTTCCCTGCGCGATGTTCGGGCCGACGGGTGGTGGCGGCGCACGCAGAGTGTGCGCGAGGTGGTACAGGCGCTGCGACCTGATGCCGTGCTGGTGTGCAGCGGCGATGATGCGGCCGCCGCGGCCTTGGCCATGGGGACACGCGGTCCGGTGGTGTGGCGTGAATCTGCGGCTTCGCGCACAGAACGCGCGGGATGGCGCCAGCGCGCGGCACTGGTCCGTGGCACGGTACGGCGCATGGAGGCCGGCCAGCATACGGTATACTGGCCACCGCCAGATGCGGAGGATACCGCTTCTGCGACTGGCGTGTTGCGGCTGACACCGACCGGCCCCGTGCGCGCCGACGTGTTCTCAGCGGCGCCTCTGCCAACGGCGCCTCTGCCAACGGCGCCTCTGCCAACGGCGCCTCTGCCAGCGGTATCATCGCCCGTCGCCTCGCCGAGCGTGACATTGCTGCTTCCCCCAAAGCTCGATGACGAGGGCCGGCATGCATTGCGTGTCGTCGGGGCTTTGCATGAGCGCCAACCGTCATTGCAGCTGACGCTGGTGGCCGAGGGCGGGGAGCGTGGCAAGGCGCCCTCGTTGCAGGATGCCAGGATCCATGCGGCCGCTCTGGGCATGGCCGGCGCGCTGTGTGTACAGTCGCTCGACGAGTGGATCGCGGCCTCACCGCGCGGCGAGGATGTGTTGTGGGTGGTGGACGGCGGCGATGCCGGCACGCTGGCCTTGCTGGATGCCATGCACCGCGCCACGCCGGTCGTCGTGCCGAGCAAACATCAGCAGGCCGATCTGGTACTGCCGGGTGTCACGGGACTGCACGCGCCTCCAGTCGGTCATCAGGTCTCGCCAATGGACGACGGCGCCCAGTTGCTGTCTGATCTGGCGCGCGTGCTGGGCGACGCCGAGTGGCGGCGCGGTATGGGGGCGGCCGCCCAGCGACACGTCCACCGCGTTCGTGCACCGCGTGCCATACTTCACGGGTTGCGCGTGATGCTCGACCCGACTTCCTCTCCGCTCTCATGACTCCCAGTCTTCTGCAGCTGCGCGCCCGCGAATACGGGTGGATGGACAACGACGCGTCCATGTATCTGAACGCCGCCTCCGTGGGCCCCCTGCCGGCTGCCGCAGTGGCCGCGGCCAACGAATGGTCGGCCCTCCGGCAGCAGCCGCATCACATCTCGGTGCCGCGCATGCAGGACGCCGCGGCCACGGCGCGCGCGCAGTTTGCCGCGCTCATCGGTGCGCGTGCCGAGGAAATCGCGCTCATGCCCAACACCACTTACGGGCTCAATCTCGCCGCTCGAGCGTTGCCACTCAGGCCGGGCAGCATACTCACGTTCGATGGTGAGTTTCCGAGTTGTGTGTATCCGTTTCAGGCCCTGGGTTCGCGCGGCATTTCGCTCGATCTCATTCCGCGCACGAACGGTCTGCCGGATGAAGACGCGTTGGTCGCCGCCATTGAGCAGCGCAGCGACGTGGTGGCCGTGGTGGTGAGCTGGGTGCAGTTTGCCACGGGTTATGTGGCCGATCTCGCGCGCATCGGCGCGGCCTGTCGCGCCAAGGGTGTGTTTTTCATCGTGGATGGCATCCAGGGCTGCGGCGTGCGACCCATCGACGTGCACGCGCTGCCCATTGATGTGTTCGCGAGCGGCGCGCAGAAGTGGCAGCTCTCACCCTGGGGGACGGGTTTCGTGTACGTGCGGCCCGACCTCATCACCAGCCTCGAGCCGCACGATGTGGGCTGGGCCTGCATGAAGAGCAGCACGGACTACACGCGTCTCACGGACTACGAGTTCGACTTCTTCGACGACGCGCGACGCTTCGAGGTGGTGACCATTGCCTACCACGACTTTGCGGTGGCCAATGCGGCCACGGCCCTGTTGCTCGAAGCAGGCGTGGCACAGGTGGCGCAGCACCTCACGCAGCTCGGCGACATGGTGGTGGACTGGGCCCAGAGCCGCCGCGACGTGACGCTGGTAACGCCGGCCGAGCCCGCCCGCCGCGCGGGCGTGCTCTCATTCACGCCCACTGACCTGGACGGCATGCATGCCCGGCTGCGTGAGGGCGGCGTGGTGCATACGGTGCGAGAGGGTGCAATCCGGCTGTCGCCGCATATGTACAACACCGCCGACGAAATCAGCC includes:
- a CDS encoding aminotransferase class V-fold PLP-dependent enzyme codes for the protein MTPSLLQLRAREYGWMDNDASMYLNAASVGPLPAAAVAAANEWSALRQQPHHISVPRMQDAAATARAQFAALIGARAEEIALMPNTTYGLNLAARALPLRPGSILTFDGEFPSCVYPFQALGSRGISLDLIPRTNGLPDEDALVAAIEQRSDVVAVVVSWVQFATGYVADLARIGAACRAKGVFFIVDGIQGCGVRPIDVHALPIDVFASGAQKWQLSPWGTGFVYVRPDLITSLEPHDVGWACMKSSTDYTRLTDYEFDFFDDARRFEVVTIAYHDFAVANAATALLLEAGVAQVAQHLTQLGDMVVDWAQSRRDVTLVTPAEPARRAGVLSFTPTDLDGMHARLREGGVVHTVREGAIRLSPHMYNTADEISRALALLDA